Proteins from a genomic interval of Neovison vison isolate M4711 chromosome 4, ASM_NN_V1, whole genome shotgun sequence:
- the NXPH1 gene encoding neurexophilin-1: MQAACWYVLLLLQPAVYLVTCANLTNGGKSELLKSGSSKSTLKHIWTESSKDLSISRLLSQTFRGKENDTDLDLRYDTPEPYSEQDLWDWLRNSTDLQEPRPRAKRRPIVKTGKFKKMFGWGDFHSNIKTVKLNLLITGKIVDHGNGTFSVYFRHNSTGQGNVSVSLVPPTKIVEFDLAQQTVIDAKDSKSFNCRIEYEKVDKATKNTLCNYDPSKTCYQEQTQSHVSWLCSKPFKVICIYISFYSTDYKLVQKVCPDYNYHSDTPYFPSG, encoded by the coding sequence GTCACATGTGCCAATTTAACGAATGGTGGAAAGTCAGAACTTCTAAAATCAGGAAGCAGCAAATCCACACTAAAGCACATATGGACAGAAAGCAGCAAAGACTTGTCTATCAGCCGACTCCTGTCACAGACTTTTCGTGGCAAAGAAAATGATACAGATTTAGACCTGCGATATGACACCCCAGAACCTTATTCTGAGCAAGACCTTTGGGACTGGCTGAGGAACTCCACAGACCTTCAAGAGCCTCGGCCCAGGGCCAAGCGAAGGCCCATTGTTAAGACGGGCaagtttaagaaaatgtttgGATGGGGTGATTTTCATTCCAACATCAAAACAGTGAAGCTAAACCTGTTGATAACTGGGAAAATTGTAGATCACGGCAATGGGACATTTAGTGTTTATTTCAGGCATAATTCCACTGGTCAAGGGAATGTGTCTGTCAGCTTGGTGCCCCCTACAAAAATAGTGGAATTCGACTTGGCACAACAAACCGTGATTGATGCCAAAGATTCCAAGTCCTTTAACTGTCGCATTGAGTATGAAAAGGTTGACAAGGCTACCAAGAACACACTCTGCAACTATGATCCTTCAAAAACCTGTTACCAGGAGCAGACCCAAAGTCATGTATCCTGGCTCTGCTCCAAGCCCTTTAAGGTGATCtgtatttacatttccttttatagTACAGATTATAAACTAGTACAGAAAGTGTGCCCCGACTACAACTACCACAGCGACACACCTTACTTCCCTTCTGGATGA